The following are from one region of the Cloacibacterium sp. TD35 genome:
- a CDS encoding lantibiotic dehydratase family protein translates to MSRFPFQFFDNYIVRTPILPYKKFETIFSSKKINHEELEVFADSLFREAIYLASLSLYNETKSKISEKSKISLLKYYNRASTRYTPFGLFAGVSLSKFDKKDHFPKSFSENERLRDTKLDMHFLVELSKHLNSVPHIKNNILYFPNNSIYKIGKNKIRFVEYENKEGKRDYIISSAPLSEELEQILLVSKEGKTIDELSSVLTNEEISLEEAREFINELIENQVLVSELEPNVAGNNFLDSIISILERIGANEERDLLVAIKIKMQQLDLNFGNSENMYAEIEELINNLNLEYDKKYLFQTDLYYDSKIKLSYEWKRQLKKGISFLNKITILNRETVLEKFKEAFYERFENEEVSLSYALDSEIGIDYLQNIPTKGVHPYLEDIVLASSKQKKELQIKLNPIHIVLNQKLQNANWNNDYVIKLSEDDFNDFEENWNDLSYTLSLIGEIVFDNQQEKLYINNISGNAGRLLGRFCSEKSTIKDFVIQISDKEQELNPEKILAEIIHLPESRIGNVIRRPQLRNYEIPYLANSTLEKENQISVDDLYLSIKNDKLFLRSKKHNKEVIPHLTNAHNYSNNSLPIYHFLCDYSNQKIRASLFFDWGGLSQIYDFLPRVEYENIILSKAQWKINSEQIKIFNSIILSENIEHLFQKIEAWRKLKQIPQWIQWVKGDNTLVVNLQNFDLVQMFFSSVKNEKEIIIEEFLCNDKSDYVHQFVFSLYKDL, encoded by the coding sequence ATGTCACGCTTTCCTTTTCAATTTTTTGACAATTATATTGTCAGAACACCAATATTACCTTACAAAAAATTTGAAACTATTTTTTCAAGCAAAAAAATAAACCATGAAGAACTAGAAGTTTTCGCAGACAGTCTGTTCAGAGAAGCCATTTATTTAGCTTCTCTTTCTTTGTATAATGAGACTAAGAGTAAAATTAGTGAAAAGTCTAAAATCTCGCTTTTAAAATATTACAATAGAGCTAGTACACGTTATACCCCATTTGGATTATTTGCTGGAGTAAGCTTAAGTAAATTTGATAAAAAAGATCATTTTCCTAAATCGTTTTCAGAGAATGAAAGATTGAGAGATACCAAGCTAGATATGCATTTTTTGGTTGAACTATCAAAGCATCTTAATTCAGTACCTCATATTAAAAATAACATTTTATACTTTCCCAATAATAGCATTTATAAAATTGGGAAAAATAAAATCCGTTTTGTAGAATATGAAAATAAAGAGGGAAAAAGAGATTACATAATTTCTTCTGCTCCTCTTTCTGAAGAGTTAGAACAAATATTACTTGTTTCTAAAGAAGGTAAAACAATTGATGAGCTGTCATCAGTACTTACTAATGAAGAGATATCTTTAGAAGAAGCTAGAGAATTTATCAATGAACTCATAGAAAATCAGGTTTTGGTAAGTGAACTAGAACCAAATGTAGCAGGAAATAATTTTTTAGATTCAATCATTTCAATTTTAGAAAGAATTGGAGCTAACGAAGAAAGAGACCTTTTGGTTGCCATAAAAATTAAAATGCAGCAGCTCGATTTAAATTTTGGAAATTCAGAAAACATGTATGCTGAAATTGAAGAACTTATTAATAATCTCAATTTAGAATATGATAAAAAGTATCTCTTTCAGACGGATTTATATTATGATAGCAAAATAAAATTATCATATGAATGGAAAAGACAACTAAAAAAGGGGATTTCATTTTTAAATAAGATTACTATCTTAAATAGAGAAACTGTTTTAGAAAAATTTAAAGAAGCATTTTACGAAAGATTTGAAAATGAAGAGGTTTCCCTTTCCTATGCTTTAGATTCTGAAATTGGGATAGACTATTTACAAAATATTCCAACAAAAGGAGTTCATCCGTATTTAGAAGATATAGTCTTAGCTTCTTCTAAACAAAAAAAAGAACTTCAAATAAAATTGAATCCAATTCATATTGTTTTGAATCAAAAATTACAAAATGCCAATTGGAATAATGATTATGTCATAAAATTATCAGAAGATGATTTTAATGATTTTGAAGAAAATTGGAATGATTTGTCGTATACTTTATCGTTAATTGGAGAAATAGTTTTTGATAATCAACAAGAAAAATTATACATTAACAATATTAGTGGAAATGCAGGAAGGTTACTTGGAAGATTTTGTTCAGAAAAGTCAACAATAAAAGATTTTGTAATACAAATTTCGGATAAAGAACAAGAATTAAATCCAGAAAAAATTTTAGCTGAAATCATACATCTTCCAGAATCAAGAATTGGAAACGTGATAAGGAGACCTCAATTACGAAATTATGAAATTCCCTATTTAGCTAATTCTACTTTAGAGAAAGAAAATCAAATATCAGTAGATGATTTGTATCTTTCAATAAAGAATGATAAGTTATTTTTAAGATCAAAAAAACACAATAAAGAAGTTATTCCTCATTTGACTAATGCTCACAACTATTCTAATAACTCTTTGCCTATTTACCATTTTTTGTGTGACTATAGTAATCAAAAAATTAGAGCAAGTTTGTTTTTTGATTGGGGTGGATTATCTCAAATTTATGATTTCTTGCCAAGAGTTGAATATGAAAATATAATCCTTTCAAAAGCTCAATGGAAAATTAATTCGGAGCAAATTAAAATTTTTAATTCAATTATTCTATCTGAAAATATAGAACACTTGTTTCAAAAAATTGAAGCGTGGAGAAAATTAAAACAAATTCCACAATGGATTCAATGGGTAAAAGGAGATAATACTTTGGTAGTTAATTTACAAAACTTCGATTTAGTTCAAATGTTTTTTTCATCCGTTAAAAATGAAAAAGAAATTATTATTGAAGAGTTTTTATGTAATGATAAGTCTGATTATGTTCATCAATTCGTGTTTTCACTCTATAAAGATTTATAA
- a CDS encoding helix-turn-helix domain-containing protein gives MKKIYLFLYIIYPVLFISQSINGFKIPDSLKNKNINYIENAYNQVFQIDNEKAEFYANIILHKGKIENEKNLIYDGYYNIARIKNLKGENGHPYADSLIALVKNKIYKDYPSKAYIIKGILYNNEGNYKSALEQYAIALKLNQNENQEQFYYIKKLIAILKTATEEYKEALPLFIEYYLYEKNKINSNNKNEKDYLSSIFSLSNIYAKCKNYQKSNEFADLGIKECKKYKNYSNYYYLIMLKGINYFYLKKLSLSLGYLESVEASLRKNKDYTNLGILYYFIGRVKYESHMEKEAITYFIKSDSISFANKNFEPIKRDGYEIIIDYYKKKGDLNNQLKFIDKLIYSDSIIAETQKNLSKEIFKKYDTPLLIKEKEGLIKNLNSKNSIFSWLIIFLLITSALFIYIIKKYRQKIKTYKKQAKLLLEKNENRKSSSKENENILSNTNKQDDVDNKKSISSNPKFQLIINKIELFEKNKDFLRKNITLDTLSKELDTNRDYLSKLINELKGKNFSQYINELRINYIISELKSNEKIRKYTIAAISEDIGFNNSESFTNAFKKITGTLPSYFIKLLNEENKTLNN, from the coding sequence ATGAAGAAAATTTATTTATTTCTGTATATTATTTATCCTGTTTTATTTATTTCTCAAAGTATAAACGGATTTAAAATTCCAGATTCTTTAAAAAATAAAAACATAAATTATATTGAAAATGCATATAATCAGGTCTTTCAAATTGACAATGAAAAAGCCGAATTTTATGCTAATATTATTTTGCATAAAGGAAAAATTGAAAATGAGAAGAATTTAATTTATGATGGTTACTACAATATTGCACGAATAAAAAATTTGAAAGGTGAAAACGGACATCCTTATGCAGATTCCTTAATAGCATTAGTGAAAAATAAAATTTATAAAGATTATCCATCTAAAGCTTATATTATTAAAGGAATTTTATATAATAATGAGGGAAACTATAAAAGTGCTTTAGAACAATATGCAATAGCCTTAAAATTGAACCAAAATGAAAACCAAGAACAATTTTATTACATAAAAAAATTAATTGCCATCTTAAAAACAGCAACAGAAGAATACAAAGAAGCATTACCTCTTTTCATTGAATATTATTTATACGAAAAAAATAAGATAAATTCAAATAATAAAAATGAAAAAGACTATCTCTCTTCTATTTTTTCGTTATCCAATATTTATGCTAAATGTAAAAACTATCAAAAAAGTAATGAATTTGCAGATTTAGGAATAAAAGAATGTAAAAAATATAAAAACTATTCCAATTATTATTACTTGATAATGCTTAAGGGAATCAACTATTTTTATTTAAAAAAATTATCTTTATCTCTAGGATATTTGGAATCAGTTGAAGCTTCATTAAGAAAAAACAAGGACTATACAAATCTTGGAATTTTATATTATTTTATTGGGAGAGTAAAGTATGAATCTCATATGGAAAAAGAGGCAATAACATATTTTATTAAATCAGATTCAATTTCTTTTGCAAATAAGAATTTCGAACCAATTAAGAGAGATGGTTACGAAATCATAATTGATTATTACAAGAAAAAAGGAGATTTGAATAATCAATTAAAATTTATTGACAAATTAATTTATAGTGATAGTATAATTGCTGAAACTCAAAAAAATCTTTCCAAAGAAATATTTAAAAAGTATGATACTCCTTTACTAATAAAAGAAAAGGAGGGACTAATTAAAAATTTGAATAGCAAGAATTCAATTTTCTCTTGGTTGATTATTTTTTTATTGATAACTTCTGCACTATTCATTTACATCATAAAAAAATATAGACAAAAAATAAAAACCTATAAGAAGCAAGCAAAACTTTTATTGGAAAAAAATGAAAATAGGAAAAGTTCCTCTAAAGAAAATGAAAATATTCTCTCAAACACTAATAAGCAAGATGATGTAGATAACAAAAAAAGTATATCTTCTAATCCGAAATTTCAACTTATTATCAATAAAATAGAGTTGTTTGAAAAAAATAAAGATTTTTTAAGAAAAAATATCACATTAGATACACTGTCTAAAGAGTTAGACACCAATAGAGATTACCTTTCAAAGTTAATTAATGAATTAAAAGGAAAAAACTTTTCACAATACATAAATGAGCTTAGAATTAACTATATAATTTCTGAACTTAAATCAAATGAAAAAATAAGAAAATATACAATTGCTGCGATTTCTGAAGATATTGGTTTCAATAATTCTGAATCTTTCACTAATGCTTTTAAAAAAATAACTGGAACTCTACCCTCTTATTTTATAAAACTTTTAAATGAAGAAAATAAAACGTTAAATAACTAA
- a CDS encoding CocE/NonD family hydrolase has product MKKILIILFALIFTGIFCQKIPVKQPSSYKFEDLDPLMNYISYEIQKKYAEKNKAVKYDNLFRLNIINKNYDKALSQIDSVRSVYMKSNPSIAQAMGSQYEIYIKTLYNINSKKNFEDSYKVEFLKKYESLSIKSRILLPRYFNVDIEKTKKDIISSIKNDLENKDSVDIKKALLLCRNYTSFMVSNSSFNYANKYLKELDFLNYDIKDSILINNKVSVRVVLNKKIRYPEATILVNTIYPSLDDINDQKEMASYGYNSIYVYPRGKYNSSGKVQPFEHEAEDLNNVIDWIVKQPWSNGKVGMYGGSYLGFSQWAATKKIHPALKTIIPQASVGIGTMDFPMNNNIFSSYSLRWLNYVTNNKMLDSSFNDEDKWNSIYKKWYESGEAFNKLDSITGKKNEIFQHWLEHPSFDHYWKKLAPYKKEFHKINIPILTITGYYDSDQLGALYYYKNHLKYKKNANHYVIIGPYDHSGAQGYIKNELKGYIIDSIANIDIQKISFEWFDYILKNKKKPLFLKDKINYQVMGTNEWKSTNSINNFEKKTLKFYIQSSNELTLEKRQKKDFSSVIIDFKNRSDGDELIKQTNNVLDTIIHKSDAITFSSKTFEKPVEFTGNFEGNLKFSVNKKDVDLYMKVYEQNKEGKYFLLSTYYGRASYAKNPEKRKLLRENKETVMALTNNEFVSKKLEKGSKIVLVLGIVKSPFMQINYGTGKDVSEETIKDAEEPLEIKFYNNSFIKIPISKN; this is encoded by the coding sequence ATGAAAAAAATACTCATAATATTATTTGCCTTAATTTTTACAGGAATTTTTTGTCAAAAGATTCCTGTAAAACAACCTAGTTCATATAAATTTGAAGATTTAGATCCGTTAATGAATTACATTAGTTATGAAATTCAAAAAAAGTATGCTGAAAAAAACAAGGCGGTTAAATATGACAATCTTTTTAGGTTAAATATTATTAATAAAAATTATGATAAAGCTTTGTCTCAAATAGATTCTGTTAGAAGTGTTTATATGAAAAGCAACCCTAGTATAGCACAGGCGATGGGAAGTCAATATGAAATATACATTAAAACTTTATATAATATAAACAGTAAGAAAAATTTTGAAGATAGTTACAAAGTTGAATTTTTAAAAAAATACGAAAGTTTATCCATTAAATCAAGAATATTACTTCCTAGATATTTTAATGTAGATATTGAAAAAACCAAAAAAGATATTATATCTTCAATAAAAAATGATTTAGAAAACAAGGATAGTGTTGATATAAAAAAAGCTCTATTACTATGTAGAAACTATACCTCATTTATGGTTTCTAATAGTTCTTTTAATTACGCTAATAAATATCTAAAAGAATTGGATTTCTTAAATTATGATATAAAAGATAGTATTTTGATAAATAATAAAGTAAGTGTAAGGGTAGTTTTAAACAAAAAGATTAGATATCCTGAAGCTACTATTTTAGTGAATACAATATACCCAAGTTTAGATGATATAAATGACCAAAAAGAAATGGCGAGTTATGGGTATAACTCAATTTATGTATATCCTAGAGGTAAATATAATAGTTCAGGCAAAGTTCAACCTTTTGAACATGAAGCAGAAGACCTAAATAACGTTATTGATTGGATTGTAAAACAGCCATGGAGTAATGGAAAAGTTGGTATGTACGGAGGCAGTTATTTAGGATTTAGTCAATGGGCAGCAACCAAAAAAATTCATCCAGCTCTTAAAACGATAATTCCACAGGCCTCAGTAGGAATTGGGACAATGGATTTTCCTATGAATAACAACATATTTTCATCTTATTCTCTTCGTTGGCTAAACTATGTTACTAATAATAAAATGCTTGACTCTAGCTTTAACGATGAAGATAAGTGGAATTCTATATATAAAAAATGGTATGAGAGTGGAGAAGCATTTAATAAATTAGATTCTATTACAGGTAAAAAGAATGAAATATTTCAGCATTGGTTAGAACATCCATCATTTGATCATTATTGGAAAAAATTGGCTCCATATAAAAAAGAATTTCATAAAATAAATATTCCTATTTTGACTATTACAGGATATTATGATTCTGACCAATTAGGTGCACTATATTATTACAAAAATCACTTAAAATACAAAAAAAACGCAAATCATTATGTTATAATTGGACCATATGATCATTCTGGCGCTCAAGGATATATTAAGAATGAATTAAAAGGTTATATAATTGATTCAATAGCAAATATTGATATACAAAAAATTAGCTTTGAGTGGTTTGATTACATTTTAAAAAACAAGAAAAAGCCATTATTTCTTAAGGATAAAATCAATTATCAAGTAATGGGTACAAATGAATGGAAAAGTACAAATAGTATTAATAATTTTGAAAAGAAAACGTTGAAATTTTATATTCAATCCTCAAATGAACTTACTCTAGAAAAGAGGCAAAAAAAAGATTTTTCATCAGTTATCATTGATTTTAAAAACCGTTCCGATGGTGATGAACTGATCAAACAGACAAATAATGTACTAGATACTATAATTCACAAGTCAGATGCAATTACTTTTTCATCAAAAACATTTGAAAAGCCAGTTGAATTTACAGGAAATTTCGAAGGAAATCTAAAATTTTCAGTAAATAAAAAAGATGTTGATTTATATATGAAAGTGTATGAGCAAAACAAAGAAGGTAAATATTTTTTATTATCTACCTACTATGGAAGGGCGAGTTATGCCAAAAATCCTGAGAAAAGAAAATTACTTCGTGAAAATAAAGAAACAGTTATGGCTCTCACAAACAACGAATTTGTTAGTAAAAAATTAGAGAAAGGAAGTAAAATAGTTTTGGTTTTGGGAATAGTTAAAAGTCCATTTATGCAAATAAATTATGGAACAGGAAAAGATGTTAGTGAAGAGACAATAAAAGATGCAGAGGAACCATTAGAGATAAAATTTTACAATAATAGTTTTATAAAAATCCCAATTTCAAAAAATTAA
- a CDS encoding thiopeptide-type bacteriocin biosynthesis protein — MSESRIFYPGSEWIYFKIYTGVKTSDIFLLEVIKPLVEQLQNEKVIKKWFFIRYNDPKPHLRIRFNISNLNNYNYILEKINSLFGEYLNSGEISNVIIDTYKRELERYGENTIEYAEELFFRSSELILKFLEYNDEEKIIVALFYIDCILSELGLSSEEKTNWIKNYDNSFKIEFNSDKSLNKQLKKKYQDFQPKYLEFIQSNEFNGIRKLITNNISEIHIIIEKILELDKKEYLNVEMIDFFQSIFHMHVNRLFISEQRLFEMIIYDYLLRLYKIYNINLLR; from the coding sequence ATGTCTGAAAGTAGAATATTTTATCCAGGAAGTGAATGGATATATTTTAAGATTTATACAGGAGTTAAAACTTCTGATATATTTCTTTTAGAAGTGATAAAGCCATTAGTTGAGCAACTTCAGAATGAAAAAGTGATTAAAAAATGGTTTTTTATTAGATACAATGATCCGAAACCACATTTAAGAATAAGATTTAATATTAGTAACCTTAACAACTATAATTATATTCTGGAAAAAATTAATTCTCTATTTGGAGAATATTTGAATTCTGGAGAGATTTCGAACGTAATAATTGATACTTATAAAAGAGAACTTGAAAGGTATGGAGAAAATACAATAGAATATGCAGAGGAACTCTTTTTTAGAAGCAGTGAATTGATTCTAAAGTTTTTAGAATACAATGATGAAGAAAAAATAATAGTTGCTTTATTTTATATTGATTGTATTTTATCTGAATTAGGATTATCAAGTGAAGAAAAAACAAATTGGATTAAGAATTATGATAATTCTTTTAAAATAGAATTTAATTCTGACAAAAGCTTGAATAAGCAACTAAAGAAAAAATATCAAGATTTTCAGCCTAAATATCTTGAATTTATCCAGTCAAATGAGTTCAATGGCATTAGAAAATTAATTACAAATAATATTTCAGAGATTCATATTATTATTGAAAAAATTTTAGAATTGGACAAGAAAGAGTATTTGAATGTAGAAATGATAGATTTTTTTCAAAGTATATTCCATATGCATGTCAATAGATTGTTTATTTCCGAACAAAGATTGTTTGAAATGATTATATATGATTATTTATTGAGACTTTATAAAATATATAATATCAATTTGTTAAGATAA